From a single Paraburkholderia largidicola genomic region:
- a CDS encoding vWA domain-containing protein, whose translation MDPRISKQRTALVLDQPFFGVLALRLKVVEDASCKTFWTDGESLGYNPAYLGGLNDLETRGVLAHEVLHVANGHCWRQGDRDPKLWNDACDYAINPIVLEAGMLLPKGVLVDTRFKGKSAEEIYGILAQEKRQKEKQQKQQGKGKQDGSKPDAQSWQQSASQPKQQPDSTPGGSSAPQSSNANGANTPSANPEPTATPDAAPSCGEVRQYTGDDKALKEADWKVAVLQAAKAAKMRGALPGALEAMATDAVEPVVDWRPILHRFAQESSPTDYSFAMPNRRYLHMGLYLPSLNEPAVGDAVFVRDSSGSVWDETQAQFAAEIIAVNAGVQPRRLIVMDCNTRVTQVQIFERGDAVELDLLPVRGGGGTSFVEPFERLEKEGIRPAFLVYLTDMDGPFPDEAPDYPVLWASTTPLKRARKAPFGEMVEVIC comes from the coding sequence ATGGACCCGCGAATCTCGAAACAGCGTACCGCACTCGTACTTGATCAGCCGTTCTTCGGTGTACTCGCGCTTCGACTGAAGGTGGTCGAAGACGCGTCATGCAAGACGTTCTGGACTGACGGGGAATCGCTGGGCTACAACCCGGCGTATCTTGGCGGTCTGAACGACCTTGAAACGCGCGGCGTGCTGGCCCATGAGGTTCTGCATGTGGCCAATGGTCACTGCTGGCGTCAGGGCGATCGCGATCCGAAGCTCTGGAATGACGCATGTGACTATGCGATCAATCCGATCGTGCTTGAGGCAGGTATGCTGCTACCAAAGGGTGTGCTCGTCGACACGCGGTTCAAGGGCAAGTCGGCCGAAGAGATCTATGGAATCCTCGCGCAGGAGAAGCGGCAGAAGGAGAAGCAGCAAAAGCAGCAAGGGAAGGGAAAGCAGGACGGTTCGAAACCGGATGCGCAGTCTTGGCAGCAATCGGCTTCACAGCCGAAGCAGCAGCCTGACAGTACACCCGGGGGCAGTAGCGCGCCGCAGTCCTCAAACGCGAACGGCGCGAACACACCGTCCGCCAATCCCGAACCCACTGCGACTCCCGACGCCGCGCCCTCCTGTGGCGAGGTCCGCCAGTACACCGGCGACGACAAGGCGTTGAAGGAAGCTGACTGGAAGGTGGCCGTATTGCAGGCTGCGAAAGCAGCCAAAATGCGCGGCGCACTGCCTGGTGCTCTGGAGGCGATGGCGACGGATGCCGTCGAGCCTGTTGTCGACTGGCGGCCGATCCTGCATCGCTTTGCGCAGGAATCGTCGCCGACTGACTACAGCTTCGCGATGCCGAATCGTCGCTATCTGCACATGGGCCTGTATCTGCCATCGTTGAACGAACCGGCAGTTGGCGATGCGGTGTTCGTTCGCGATTCGAGTGGCTCCGTGTGGGATGAAACGCAGGCGCAGTTCGCTGCGGAAATCATCGCGGTGAATGCCGGCGTGCAACCTCGACGCCTGATCGTGATGGATTGCAACACGCGCGTGACTCAGGTGCAGATCTTCGAGCGCGGCGACGCGGTCGAGCTCGACCTGCTGCCGGTGCGCGGCGGCGGCGGCACCTCGTTCGTCGAGCCATTTGAACGGCTGGAGAAAGAGGGCATCCGTCCCGCGTTCCTGGTCTATCTGACCGACATGGATGGCCCGTTTCCGGACGAGGCACCGGATTACCCTGTCCTGTGGGCGTCGACGACGCCCCTCAAGCGGGCGAGGAAGGCGCCATTCGGCGAGATGGTCGAAGTGATCTGTTAG
- a CDS encoding H-NS histone family protein produces the protein MKGKIADGEARDRLIIWIRRRMEEFRITPQALADSIQHDLDHTPLYRDARGNEWNGLGDTPHWLRAAQSAGVDPDFFRIAPNTKAGDESQRIDPRQLDLFT, from the coding sequence ATGAAGGGAAAAATCGCCGACGGCGAAGCGCGTGACCGGCTCATCATCTGGATTCGCCGACGTATGGAAGAGTTTCGCATCACGCCGCAAGCGCTCGCTGATTCAATCCAGCACGATCTCGATCACACGCCGCTCTACCGCGATGCGCGGGGCAACGAATGGAACGGCTTGGGGGACACGCCGCACTGGCTGCGCGCGGCACAAAGCGCTGGCGTCGATCCGGATTTCTTCCGCATCGCGCCGAATACTAAAGCGGGTGACGAAAGCCAGAGGATCGATCCTCGCCAGTTGGATCTGTTCACTTGA
- a CDS encoding CpaF family protein codes for MSEATENPLLKVRPLEESAVQMFFASVSPLREYFEAHDVAEIMVNNFDNVWIERRGQMHRLNLTLNQATLNGAILSLAASVEKSAKAGTAQGIINAGHKGLRIAAVMRPTAIDGHAMSIRKHSDKQLSLTDYVAMGAFSRVNARHEHNDEKLFYPGIENEGLMAAVSELIIRRKNVLVAGGTSTGKTTFLNALAAQVPEDQRVITIEDTMELKLRVPNLVRFLSNPDKGVTTQALVALCLRFRPDRIIVGEVRGGEAFDFIQALSTGHDGGLGSIHSNDARGGLSRLESLAMLGIPPGSRWDLVDMRKAIADCFHYVIHLRRTGELRHVSEIVEIKGFKDGDYVLNRVF; via the coding sequence ATGTCCGAAGCTACCGAAAATCCCCTGCTCAAGGTGCGCCCGCTTGAAGAAAGTGCGGTGCAGATGTTCTTCGCGTCCGTTAGCCCGCTGCGTGAATACTTCGAAGCGCACGACGTCGCCGAAATCATGGTGAACAACTTCGACAATGTCTGGATCGAGCGACGCGGGCAGATGCATCGCCTCAATCTCACGCTGAATCAGGCAACGCTTAACGGCGCGATTCTTTCGCTCGCAGCATCTGTCGAGAAGTCGGCGAAGGCCGGCACTGCACAGGGCATCATTAATGCCGGCCACAAGGGCTTGCGTATCGCGGCCGTCATGCGACCAACGGCGATCGATGGTCACGCGATGTCGATCCGCAAGCACAGTGACAAGCAACTCAGCCTCACCGATTACGTCGCAATGGGTGCGTTCTCGCGCGTGAACGCGCGACACGAGCACAACGACGAGAAGCTCTTCTATCCCGGCATCGAAAACGAAGGGCTGATGGCTGCGGTCAGCGAACTGATCATTCGTCGCAAGAACGTGCTCGTGGCAGGCGGCACCTCAACGGGCAAAACCACGTTCCTCAACGCGCTCGCCGCGCAGGTGCCCGAAGACCAGCGTGTCATTACCATCGAAGACACGATGGAACTGAAACTGCGCGTGCCTAATCTTGTGCGCTTCCTGTCGAACCCGGACAAGGGCGTCACGACACAAGCCCTTGTTGCGCTCTGTCTGCGCTTCCGTCCTGACCGGATCATCGTTGGCGAAGTGCGCGGTGGCGAAGCGTTCGACTTCATTCAGGCACTGAGCACCGGTCACGACGGCGGCCTGGGCTCGATTCACTCAAACGATGCACGCGGCGGCCTCAGCCGTCTGGAGAGCCTCGCGATGCTGGGTATTCCGCCTGGCAGCCGGTGGGATCTTGTCGACATGCGCAAGGCCATCGCCGATTGCTTTCATTACGTCATCCATCTGCGCCGTACCGGCGAGCTGCGCCACGTTTCCGAGATCGTCGAGATCAAGGGGTTCAAGGATGGGGACTATGTCCTCAACCGTGTTTTTTAA
- a CDS encoding TrbC/VirB2 family protein produces the protein MKKCLKSVQSRLRAVGAAAYHRFLSRREIKSTIVAACLAFFAPFASAVSVSDLGPATDVICLISAYISGPWLYGIGIVLIIVGAVAIASSESTIGKLISSVFVGLGLAACAIPIVKNHLNIQYTCA, from the coding sequence ATGAAGAAGTGCCTCAAGTCTGTCCAGTCGCGACTGCGTGCCGTTGGCGCCGCTGCATATCATCGCTTTTTGAGCCGTCGCGAGATCAAGTCGACGATTGTCGCCGCCTGCCTCGCGTTTTTCGCACCGTTCGCATCGGCCGTTAGTGTGAGCGACCTTGGCCCGGCAACCGATGTGATCTGCCTTATCTCCGCATATATCAGCGGTCCTTGGCTGTACGGCATAGGCATCGTCCTGATCATCGTAGGCGCTGTCGCGATCGCGAGTTCGGAAAGCACCATCGGCAAGCTGATTTCTTCCGTGTTCGTAGGACTGGGCCTCGCTGCCTGTGCAATACCTATCGTCAAAAACCACCTCAACATCCAGTACACCTGTGCGTAA
- a CDS encoding VirB3 family type IV secretion system protein, which yields MGGADRGLAIANGTLTMLLCYSSMTFAFFGVGIVIHWILRWKSSRDPWWRDVMLVYNHYPDLHEPLPSTKFSARFKRPYGFDQDLPC from the coding sequence ATGGGCGGCGCGGACCGTGGCCTTGCGATCGCTAACGGCACGCTCACGATGCTGCTGTGCTATTCGAGCATGACCTTTGCGTTTTTCGGCGTGGGCATCGTAATCCATTGGATCCTGCGCTGGAAAAGCAGCCGCGATCCGTGGTGGCGCGACGTGATGCTCGTCTACAACCACTACCCCGACCTGCATGAGCCGCTTCCATCGACGAAATTTTCTGCGCGATTCAAGCGGCCGTACGGTTTCGATCAGGATCTTCCATGCTGA
- a CDS encoding VirB4 family type IV secretion system protein, with translation MLKRIVRRPVQEIAPWATMVTPELILDKDGSLLTCFTFEGVDADSPNADDISSVRTNLDNACKNFDHRITAWWRLSHRRVRGAIDGAFTADIDAYVDKINRNHVSSGKFFRNTHSFSLAYTPETGINKVFEKVAYHMTVGGRSMLPALIETAKDTFFARSAFAFDLERMTSDIKRFESILDAFKGGVTRLKAKRLELQNALAYLHQTANPSVPPRRVRYPVTMLDTHLTESTVVYGAEHIMFESAYGVRYAKIVAVKEWMGFQEAALDVLSEVDAELDICVMFRFLDTSKAKQYIEKIRSFYKIAAFSPWAIIKGFLAKEEQKNEKGRMMLAEEAEDALAKITAEGQQYGFANISVIVYGNTVEESDDAAREVVGRIGNAGFGVVLERDNLAAAWNTTLPGRWDKQKRLQFVETPAVSDIAPVRSVAEGSAVNAWLTQQSGQKTGPLTMLPTRHKTLQRVNLHRPGGASHLLVLGPIGMGKSIMLNFLMSQTGRHGARRVRFDKDRSTRIPTVLAGGRFIDATGRFEAATSVNPLSLLCDQQHYPYVAEWVQMAIEDDTFRCSKNQEREIFDAVTTLGDGYGREFWTLSYLSTMLGIELRERLAVWTKGEKNGRFFDHVDDAFTLSDDLSIEMGDLFNNFPVAAALFMDYAFYRIAQWLDGKRYTVIEVEEAGFFFQNERFYKRLEIWAVTIRKLNATLMMATQSLAQVARIADFEVLKENIPNIIYLPNPDAKNNLHLYRDKFGLTLDQIQMIVEAAPNRDYLWVTPDQTRMLQASFPKETLAVLRSDGRAQAVLDRHVKSGAPDFAKGYLAEMMTLD, from the coding sequence ATGCTGAAACGAATTGTGCGCCGGCCGGTACAGGAGATTGCGCCATGGGCAACCATGGTGACGCCAGAACTCATCCTCGACAAGGACGGGTCACTCCTGACCTGCTTTACCTTCGAAGGAGTCGATGCTGACTCGCCGAACGCCGACGATATTTCGTCTGTACGTACGAATCTGGATAACGCGTGCAAGAACTTTGATCACCGGATTACCGCGTGGTGGCGCCTCTCGCATCGTCGCGTGCGGGGGGCAATCGACGGGGCATTCACAGCGGACATCGATGCCTACGTAGACAAGATCAACCGCAACCATGTGAGCAGCGGAAAGTTCTTCCGTAACACGCATTCTTTCTCACTGGCGTACACGCCGGAAACCGGTATCAACAAGGTCTTCGAGAAGGTCGCGTATCACATGACGGTTGGCGGCAGATCGATGCTGCCTGCGCTCATCGAAACGGCCAAAGACACGTTCTTTGCCCGGAGCGCGTTCGCCTTTGATCTCGAGCGCATGACGTCGGATATAAAGCGCTTCGAGTCGATTCTCGACGCGTTCAAGGGTGGGGTGACGCGTCTGAAGGCGAAGCGGCTGGAGCTGCAGAATGCGCTCGCATATCTGCATCAGACGGCTAACCCATCGGTGCCGCCACGCCGCGTGCGGTATCCCGTCACGATGCTCGATACGCACCTGACGGAAAGCACGGTTGTTTATGGGGCTGAACACATCATGTTCGAATCGGCCTACGGAGTCCGTTATGCCAAGATCGTGGCGGTCAAGGAATGGATGGGGTTCCAGGAAGCGGCGCTCGACGTGCTGTCTGAAGTCGATGCTGAGCTCGATATCTGCGTGATGTTCCGCTTTCTGGATACCAGCAAGGCCAAGCAGTACATCGAAAAGATCCGCAGCTTTTACAAGATCGCCGCGTTCAGCCCGTGGGCCATCATCAAGGGATTTCTGGCGAAGGAGGAACAGAAAAACGAGAAAGGCCGGATGATGCTCGCGGAGGAGGCCGAAGACGCGCTCGCGAAGATCACGGCAGAGGGGCAGCAGTACGGATTCGCCAACATATCCGTGATCGTCTATGGCAACACGGTCGAAGAGTCCGACGATGCAGCCCGAGAAGTCGTCGGCCGGATCGGCAACGCCGGTTTCGGGGTGGTTCTTGAGCGCGATAACCTCGCGGCTGCTTGGAATACCACGCTCCCGGGTCGCTGGGACAAGCAAAAGCGCCTTCAATTTGTCGAGACGCCAGCCGTCTCCGACATCGCACCCGTTCGCAGCGTGGCTGAAGGTAGCGCTGTCAACGCATGGCTGACACAACAATCGGGCCAGAAGACGGGGCCGCTGACCATGCTACCCACGCGCCACAAGACGTTGCAGCGTGTGAATCTCCACCGACCGGGCGGCGCTTCGCACCTGCTCGTGCTGGGGCCGATCGGCATGGGCAAGTCGATCATGCTCAACTTCCTCATGTCGCAGACGGGCCGCCACGGCGCCCGCCGTGTGCGCTTCGACAAGGACCGCTCAACGCGCATTCCGACCGTGCTCGCCGGGGGACGCTTCATTGATGCGACGGGACGCTTTGAGGCGGCGACGTCGGTTAATCCGTTGTCCCTGCTCTGCGACCAGCAGCATTACCCGTATGTCGCTGAATGGGTGCAGATGGCGATCGAAGACGATACCTTCCGCTGCAGCAAGAATCAGGAGCGGGAGATCTTCGATGCGGTCACCACGCTGGGTGACGGCTACGGACGTGAGTTCTGGACGCTCTCCTATCTGAGCACGATGCTTGGGATCGAGCTGCGTGAACGGCTCGCCGTGTGGACGAAGGGCGAAAAGAACGGCCGGTTCTTCGATCACGTCGACGACGCGTTCACGCTGTCGGACGACCTCTCCATCGAGATGGGTGATCTGTTCAACAACTTCCCGGTCGCGGCCGCGCTGTTCATGGATTACGCGTTCTACCGCATCGCGCAGTGGTTGGACGGCAAGCGCTACACCGTGATCGAGGTCGAGGAGGCCGGCTTTTTCTTCCAGAACGAACGCTTCTACAAGCGCCTGGAAATCTGGGCTGTGACGATCCGGAAGCTGAATGCGACGTTGATGATGGCGACGCAGTCGCTCGCACAGGTCGCACGTATCGCGGACTTCGAGGTGCTCAAGGAAAACATCCCGAACATCATCTACCTGCCCAATCCCGATGCGAAGAACAACCTGCATCTATATCGCGACAAGTTCGGCCTGACGCTCGACCAGATCCAGATGATCGTTGAGGCCGCGCCCAACCGGGATTACCTGTGGGTGACACCGGACCAGACACGCATGCTGCAGGCGAGCTTCCCCAAGGAGACGCTCGCGGTGCTGCGCTCAGACGGCCGCGCCCAGGCCGTCCTCGACCGGCACGTGAAGTCAGGCGCTCCGGATTTTGCCAAAGGGTACCTCGCCGAAATGATGACTCTCGATTGA
- a CDS encoding DUF4141 domain-containing protein codes for MKTLLTRLALTVGMILCASYAAYAQWVVIDPSNLIQNTITALKAVKTEVYQDTNIAYQYQMMANQILQATNLDPTAMKAQYDQITGDISKYKQLADNATSLYGDLQNGNQWLSHVQTMISRSGKSNAQWFADMGTLYSQRDNQATQLMQTGNNVVQHIQALTKRRQELQSQMSLTPTAQATAELTTHYLDVVSSQMSDMLQMMANKTQKDAQQQSADNADDKARSANAKAFLDQQAAERAAYGY; via the coding sequence ATGAAAACGCTCCTGACACGTCTCGCCCTCACAGTGGGCATGATCCTTTGCGCTTCGTACGCCGCGTACGCGCAATGGGTGGTGATTGACCCCTCGAACCTTATCCAGAACACAATCACGGCCCTCAAGGCTGTGAAGACGGAGGTTTATCAGGACACCAACATCGCCTATCAGTATCAGATGATGGCGAACCAGATACTTCAGGCGACCAACCTCGACCCCACGGCGATGAAGGCGCAGTACGACCAGATCACCGGCGACATCTCGAAATACAAGCAACTTGCCGATAACGCAACCAGCCTGTATGGCGATCTGCAGAACGGAAACCAGTGGCTTTCGCACGTGCAGACCATGATCTCCCGTTCAGGCAAATCGAATGCGCAATGGTTTGCCGATATGGGCACGCTTTATAGCCAGCGCGACAACCAGGCAACCCAGTTGATGCAGACGGGTAACAACGTCGTCCAGCATATTCAGGCACTCACGAAGCGGCGACAGGAGTTGCAATCGCAAATGTCGCTGACGCCAACCGCGCAGGCTACAGCGGAACTCACGACGCACTATCTCGACGTGGTGTCGAGCCAGATGAGCGACATGCTTCAAATGATGGCGAACAAGACGCAGAAAGATGCGCAGCAGCAGTCGGCGGATAACGCCGACGACAAGGCACGGTCAGCGAACGCAAAGGCCTTCCTCGATCAGCAGGCCGCCGAGCGCGCGGCATACGGCTACTAG
- a CDS encoding type IV secretion system protein — MLLRDIKHLVIACLVALFAIGAAPAFADDTSAPASASGTAANPYVSAGETAAGNARAIDKITAMFSSVMNTAVEASQSIQKESDKFASGLAVITIVLAAVRFAATKDPVMAWVALLEELGILGIFASIYVGFASWAPNFYKWFVSLANDIGGADMTSALSIMGNAAGQVFDSAVQAWSGIGFKLTMIPDVIVATIPLFLAWALLSVTAIIFVFFINIGQLQFAAGVVMGQIAFALGFSSFTRGYFKTWLDYMISAGMYIVVAAILLRLVTHNMVNAVQDAARLGLTTSGAAAQVFDLAFFVFLVSFEIPKIAGMFGGGANASGAIIGKVAKTATAGVV, encoded by the coding sequence ATGTTGCTGCGAGACATAAAACACCTGGTCATTGCCTGTTTGGTGGCACTGTTTGCGATCGGCGCGGCGCCGGCGTTCGCTGACGACACATCAGCGCCCGCGTCAGCCAGTGGTACGGCTGCCAATCCCTACGTGAGTGCTGGCGAAACGGCCGCGGGCAATGCCCGTGCGATCGACAAGATTACCGCCATGTTCTCGTCGGTCATGAATACCGCAGTCGAGGCGTCCCAGAGTATCCAGAAGGAATCGGACAAGTTCGCCAGCGGACTGGCGGTCATCACGATCGTTCTCGCCGCCGTGCGCTTTGCCGCAACAAAAGACCCGGTGATGGCGTGGGTGGCGCTGCTCGAAGAACTGGGCATTCTCGGCATCTTCGCGTCGATCTATGTCGGCTTTGCAAGCTGGGCACCGAACTTTTATAAGTGGTTTGTCTCGCTCGCCAACGACATTGGGGGCGCGGATATGACCAGTGCGCTCAGTATCATGGGCAATGCGGCGGGCCAGGTCTTTGACTCCGCCGTCCAGGCGTGGTCCGGCATCGGTTTCAAGCTAACGATGATCCCGGACGTGATTGTCGCGACAATCCCGCTGTTTCTGGCCTGGGCGCTGCTTTCGGTCACCGCGATCATCTTCGTCTTCTTCATCAATATCGGGCAATTGCAGTTTGCCGCAGGCGTTGTGATGGGCCAGATCGCGTTCGCGCTCGGCTTTTCTTCATTTACGCGCGGCTACTTCAAGACGTGGCTCGACTACATGATCAGCGCGGGCATGTATATCGTCGTCGCCGCTATCCTGTTGCGGCTCGTGACGCACAACATGGTCAACGCCGTCCAGGACGCCGCGAGGTTGGGGCTGACGACGTCTGGTGCGGCTGCCCAGGTATTCGATCTTGCGTTCTTCGTGTTCCTTGTCTCATTCGAGATTCCTAAAATCGCGGGCATGTTCGGTGGCGGCGCGAATGCCAGCGGCGCAATCATCGGCAAAGTCGCGAAGACCGCGACGGCGGGTGTGGTATGA
- a CDS encoding TraI domain-containing protein, with translation MTLHTPLTNDALLTQHERRVDLIAQCANEVSKADFERKWMSVLRSCAGWFSSLPLRPDLYREPGGAFRCTVETAFYAMRLAGGQKFGTSLPSEKRRRVEPQYNYAVFLAAVCSRLDEPYRHFVIERDRDQQAWNPSVHGAAGTWLAGSDYRVSRREQPLPVERMRTGMLAQVLVGSDLLSGLDGEVLSDLFGAINPNMQPLGAESVLHKVVRQGVSTADEFDRKAQRAVFAPVQFDVPSAVHVAAELEPVITPAPAAHQTAPAAAPAAAPVDPPVDAASSPESTTMPQPTSPPVDTSSMAQSQPSTASAVDGKPSPQTLHEAVGIPPATQITVATPAPAAVDPSAMKAPAQSTGALRDPAPPAAFDEVLKGVPNLVRELFQALREDVAAGKAAVQWNDKGLVLPKRLVGGYGVSSSTLVEHMRKRSLMVADEATQITLTPRAGQLILDRPA, from the coding sequence ATGACGCTGCACACGCCTCTGACGAACGACGCGCTGCTCACGCAGCACGAACGACGCGTCGACCTGATTGCCCAATGTGCAAACGAAGTCAGCAAGGCCGATTTCGAGCGCAAATGGATGAGTGTCCTGCGGTCGTGCGCTGGCTGGTTTTCTTCGTTGCCGCTTCGGCCCGACCTGTATCGCGAGCCCGGCGGCGCATTTCGTTGCACGGTCGAGACCGCCTTCTACGCGATGCGGCTCGCCGGCGGACAGAAATTCGGCACGAGCCTGCCCTCGGAAAAGCGCCGCCGCGTCGAGCCGCAATACAACTACGCGGTGTTTTTAGCGGCCGTCTGTTCCCGGCTTGACGAACCGTACCGGCATTTCGTGATCGAGCGCGACAGGGACCAGCAGGCGTGGAACCCGTCGGTGCATGGTGCGGCGGGCACATGGCTGGCAGGATCCGACTATCGTGTCTCGCGTCGGGAACAACCGCTGCCCGTCGAGCGTATGCGCACGGGGATGCTGGCGCAGGTTCTCGTGGGTTCGGACCTGCTGTCCGGGCTGGATGGTGAGGTGCTATCGGACCTTTTCGGCGCGATCAATCCGAACATGCAGCCGCTCGGGGCCGAGTCGGTGCTGCATAAGGTCGTCCGCCAGGGAGTGAGCACCGCCGACGAATTCGACCGCAAGGCGCAACGCGCCGTATTCGCGCCTGTGCAATTCGATGTGCCGTCAGCCGTGCATGTAGCGGCCGAGCTGGAGCCCGTGATTACGCCAGCGCCCGCCGCGCACCAGACGGCACCCGCGGCGGCGCCCGCAGCCGCGCCTGTTGACCCGCCCGTCGACGCCGCTTCATCGCCGGAAAGCACGACAATGCCGCAGCCCACATCCCCGCCCGTTGACACGTCTTCAATGGCGCAGTCGCAACCGTCGACGGCCTCAGCGGTAGATGGCAAGCCGTCGCCGCAGACGCTACACGAGGCGGTGGGCATCCCGCCCGCGACGCAGATCACCGTGGCCACACCCGCGCCTGCAGCCGTCGACCCGAGCGCCATGAAGGCTCCGGCGCAGTCGACCGGCGCCCTTCGCGATCCGGCGCCGCCGGCGGCCTTCGATGAAGTGCTGAAGGGCGTGCCGAATCTCGTACGCGAGCTGTTTCAGGCGCTGCGCGAGGACGTCGCAGCAGGAAAAGCAGCGGTGCAATGGAACGACAAGGGTCTCGTGCTCCCGAAGCGCCTTGTCGGCGGATACGGTGTCAGCAGCAGCACCCTCGTCGAGCATATGCGCAAGCGCAGCCTGATGGTCGCCGATGAAGCGACCCAGATCACGCTCACGCCCCGCGCTGGCCAACTCATACTCGATAGACCCGCATGA